From Paenibacillus graminis, a single genomic window includes:
- a CDS encoding DeoR/GlpR family DNA-binding transcription regulator, which produces MLAAERRKKIIDLVHQDKRVLVSDLSRMFEVTEETIRRDLEKLEKDGILSRTYGGAMLNRHTNEDLPFVTRNALNTDMKRNIALKALDLINDGDTLMVDPSSTAFEFLKLLGNKNNLTVITNSINILHEFASSGMNIISSGGSLRHRSLSLVGPVAHDTIRRYNVDTAVISCKGIDMERGITDSNEPECELKKHMLRQAQKVVLLADHTKFDKTAFTRLVDLSSIDVLITDRRPAQPWLTRLAEENIEVLY; this is translated from the coding sequence ATGCTGGCAGCCGAAAGACGCAAAAAAATCATAGATCTTGTGCATCAGGATAAAAGGGTGCTCGTCTCCGATCTGAGCCGGATGTTCGAGGTAACCGAAGAAACGATCCGCAGGGATTTGGAAAAGCTGGAGAAGGACGGCATTCTAAGCCGGACTTACGGCGGGGCGATGCTGAACAGGCATACCAATGAGGACTTGCCGTTTGTGACGCGCAATGCGCTTAACACCGATATGAAACGCAATATTGCGCTTAAGGCGCTGGATCTGATTAACGATGGAGATACACTGATGGTGGACCCCAGCTCTACTGCCTTTGAGTTTCTAAAGCTGCTGGGCAACAAAAATAATCTGACTGTCATTACAAATTCCATTAATATTCTGCATGAGTTCGCCAGCTCCGGCATGAATATCATATCCTCCGGCGGTTCACTGCGCCATCGTTCACTATCCCTGGTCGGGCCGGTCGCCCATGATACTATCCGGCGCTACAACGTGGATACCGCAGTCATCAGCTGCAAAGGCATCGATATGGAGCGGGGAATTACTGATTCTAACGAGCCGGAATGCGAGTTGAAGAAACATATGCTGCGCCAGGCCCAGAAGGTTGTGCTTCTCGCCGACCATACCAAGTTTGACAAAACAGCGTTCACCAGGCTGGTTGATCTTAGCAGCATCGACGTGCTCATTACGGACCGCCGGCCTGCGCAACCCTGGTTGACACGGCTGGCTGAAGAAAATATCGAGGTATTGTATTAA
- a CDS encoding serine dehydratase subunit alpha family protein codes for MSSLLEILHKEVVPAEGCTEPIAVAYAVSLAAELLKEEITFIKLQLSGNIIKNAMGVGIPGTGQTGLPIAAALGAVVGRSHKELEILSNLTPAELKQANELLDRGLLEVELKDTPEKLYIEARVYSPNHTATAIIAGEHTHIDFLALDGEKITPPKSKADCGKPGLSDSGAYAGSVDRIFEFIDAVPFQDISFLLEGARMNKAISEEGLRGNYGLQVGKKMSQKSAVNLFGNDIASRIIAATAAASDARMDGSAMPVMTTAGSGNQGIACTLPVIALAELLGKDKEMLARALALSNLVTVHIKHYIGRLSPLCGSGIAGGVGANSGIIYLMGGSLAQIKHGIQNTIASLSGMICDGAKSTCALKISTSTNAAIQAATLAMNDIAPTTKDGVIFEEVEDTIRNMERLVQEGLADTDTAILNIMLSKGGVM; via the coding sequence ATGTCGAGCTTATTGGAAATTTTGCATAAGGAAGTAGTTCCGGCTGAAGGATGTACCGAACCGATTGCAGTTGCTTACGCTGTTTCCTTGGCGGCAGAGCTTCTGAAGGAAGAAATCACATTCATCAAGCTCCAGCTCAGCGGCAATATTATTAAAAATGCTATGGGGGTAGGCATTCCCGGTACCGGGCAGACCGGGCTCCCCATTGCGGCAGCGCTCGGTGCGGTAGTAGGCCGTTCCCATAAGGAGCTCGAAATTTTGTCTAACCTGACTCCGGCAGAATTGAAGCAGGCCAATGAGCTGCTTGACCGGGGGCTTCTGGAAGTAGAGCTGAAGGACACTCCCGAGAAATTATATATTGAAGCCCGGGTGTATTCCCCGAACCATACGGCAACTGCCATTATTGCCGGGGAGCATACCCATATAGACTTCCTGGCATTGGACGGGGAAAAGATCACTCCGCCTAAATCCAAAGCAGACTGCGGCAAGCCGGGACTATCGGATTCCGGGGCCTATGCCGGTTCTGTTGACCGGATCTTCGAGTTTATCGATGCGGTTCCATTCCAGGATATAAGCTTTCTTCTGGAAGGCGCCCGAATGAACAAAGCTATATCTGAAGAGGGATTGCGGGGCAATTATGGTCTGCAGGTGGGCAAGAAGATGAGCCAGAAGTCAGCGGTGAATTTGTTCGGGAATGATATAGCCAGCCGGATCATCGCTGCGACGGCAGCGGCCTCCGATGCGCGGATGGACGGGAGCGCAATGCCGGTGATGACTACAGCGGGCAGCGGGAATCAGGGGATCGCCTGCACGCTTCCCGTGATTGCCTTGGCAGAGCTTCTCGGCAAGGACAAGGAAATGCTGGCCCGTGCGCTTGCACTGAGCAATCTCGTCACTGTCCACATCAAGCATTACATCGGGCGTCTCTCGCCGCTTTGCGGTTCTGGAATTGCAGGCGGGGTAGGGGCGAACAGCGGAATTATTTACCTTATGGGAGGCAGCCTGGCACAGATCAAGCATGGAATACAGAATACCATAGCTTCCTTGTCAGGTATGATCTGCGACGGTGCGAAATCAACCTGTGCGCTGAAAATCTCCACCTCCACCAATGCAGCCATCCAGGCAGCCACACTGGCGATGAACGACATTGCGCCTACTACGAAGGACGGTGTTATATTCGAAGAGGTTGAAGATACGATCCGCAACATGGAGCGGCTGGTTCAGGAAGGGCTGGCGGATACCGATACTGCGATTTTAAATATCATGCTTTCCAAAGGCGGAGTGATGTAG
- the fdhD gene encoding formate dehydrogenase accessory sulfurtransferase FdhD yields the protein MEQHSEQHGSIIRYRSGRLSREEDTIVAEHPVTVKINGEEFITLVCTPEYIEDMVVGYLASEGIIRGMQDIQQLWTQEKEGFVHVTTDRWNPLHRQLFAKRYVTSCCGSSRHGFVYVNDARTAKSKTGVHTLLTFDDCFRLMDEVLSGAELFHRTGGVHCAALCNTEGVVLSRTDIGRHNALDKIYGHCLKTGIDPSNQIIAFSGRISSEILLKAAKIGCEIILSKSAPTGLAVELAEQLGITAVGFIRQNSCNVYTHPERISDLGPLEMKL from the coding sequence ATGGAACAGCATTCGGAACAGCATGGAAGCATCATCCGCTACCGCAGCGGCCGGCTCAGCCGGGAAGAGGATACGATTGTGGCGGAGCACCCGGTGACAGTCAAAATTAACGGCGAAGAATTCATTACCCTGGTTTGTACCCCGGAGTATATCGAGGATATGGTTGTCGGATATTTGGCATCGGAAGGCATTATCCGGGGAATGCAGGATATTCAGCAGTTATGGACGCAGGAAAAAGAAGGCTTTGTACATGTAACTACAGACCGTTGGAACCCGCTCCACCGCCAGCTTTTCGCCAAACGTTATGTCACCTCCTGCTGCGGGTCCAGCCGCCACGGGTTCGTCTATGTCAATGATGCACGGACCGCCAAAAGCAAAACCGGAGTTCATACGCTGCTTACTTTTGATGATTGCTTCCGCCTCATGGATGAGGTGCTTAGCGGCGCAGAGCTGTTCCACCGGACTGGTGGCGTACACTGCGCCGCACTCTGCAATACGGAAGGGGTAGTGCTCTCCCGCACGGACATTGGACGCCACAATGCGCTGGACAAAATTTACGGTCACTGCCTCAAAACAGGCATCGATCCCAGCAACCAGATCATCGCCTTCAGCGGCCGCATTTCTTCGGAGATATTGCTCAAGGCTGCCAAAATCGGCTGTGAGATCATTTTATCCAAATCCGCTCCTACGGGCCTGGCTGTTGAACTGGCAGAGCAGCTGGGGATCACCGCAGTAGGTTTCATCCGGCAGAATTCCTGCAATGTATATACGCATCCCGAGCGGATCAGCGACCTGGGACCACTGGAAATGAAACTATAA
- the hydE gene encoding [FeFe] hydrogenase H-cluster radical SAM maturase HydE: MIGQPKGECTTYPILEQLASGGSVSQQELADLISHLDGDLRRRLHDLAHKTRITAYGTAVYLRGLIEFSNICKQNCLYCGLRSGNKAVSRYRLQPEEIVDCCREGYALGYRTFVLQSGEDDWYTTEKLVQLITSVKQLYPDAALTLSVGERDDECYTRLYAAGADRFLLRHETASAPLYRALHPTMEYSDRRDRLSSLQRIGYQVGAGFMVGLPGQTAADLADDLLYLQELQPDMIGIGPFLPHRDTPLRDELPGTVENTLDMIALARLMVPDALIPATTAMGTVHPNGRELALQAGANVLMPNLSPMSVRGKYMLYNNKICTGDESAQCRFCLEQRVKSAGFHVEMGRGDSLKHLSRSLQEHRFT; this comes from the coding sequence ATGATTGGACAGCCGAAGGGGGAATGCACAACGTACCCGATATTGGAACAATTAGCGTCTGGCGGATCTGTGAGTCAGCAGGAATTGGCTGACCTGATCAGCCATCTTGATGGAGATCTCCGAAGGCGGCTGCATGATCTGGCCCATAAGACAAGAATTACAGCCTACGGTACAGCCGTTTACTTGCGCGGACTGATCGAATTCTCAAATATATGCAAACAAAACTGCCTGTACTGCGGCCTGCGTTCCGGCAATAAAGCCGTAAGCCGTTACCGTCTGCAGCCGGAAGAGATTGTGGATTGCTGCCGGGAGGGCTACGCCTTGGGCTACCGCACGTTTGTGCTGCAAAGTGGTGAAGACGACTGGTATACCACGGAAAAGCTGGTGCAGTTGATCACATCGGTCAAACAGCTGTACCCTGATGCTGCGCTGACCCTTTCGGTCGGCGAGCGGGATGATGAGTGTTACACAAGGCTGTATGCGGCGGGTGCAGACCGTTTTTTGCTGCGTCATGAAACTGCCTCTGCCCCACTGTACCGTGCACTCCATCCTACGATGGAGTATTCGGACCGCCGGGACCGCTTAAGCTCCCTCCAGCGGATCGGCTATCAGGTAGGAGCGGGATTCATGGTCGGCCTGCCCGGGCAGACTGCTGCCGACTTGGCGGACGATCTGCTGTATCTGCAGGAGCTGCAGCCGGATATGATCGGCATCGGGCCTTTTTTGCCGCACCGGGATACGCCGCTTAGGGACGAGCTTCCGGGAACGGTAGAGAACACGCTCGACATGATTGCCCTGGCCCGGCTGATGGTGCCGGATGCCCTGATTCCGGCGACTACCGCGATGGGCACAGTCCATCCGAACGGACGGGAGCTGGCGCTGCAGGCTGGAGCGAATGTCTTGATGCCCAATCTTTCCCCAATGTCCGTACGCGGCAAATATATGCTCTACAATAACAAAATCTGTACAGGCGACGAATCCGCCCAGTGCAGGTTCTGTCTGGAGCAGCGGGTGAAGTCCGCCGGCTTCCATGTGGAAATGGGACGGGGCGACAGCTTAAAGCATCTCTCCCGCTCCCTCCAGGAACATAGATTCACCTGA
- the hydG gene encoding [FeFe] hydrogenase H-cluster radical SAM maturase HydG, which yields MSKVNERQTADFIQDEEIMEALQYGADAAADPHIIAAILEKAKACKGLSSREAAVLLHVEDKETLEQLFRVSRGIKEQIYGNRIVLFAPLYVSNYCVNNCVYCGYKHSNSEFARSRLNAEEIAEEVKVLQSLGHKRLVLEAGEDPRNCSIDYIIDCIQTIYDTKLDNGSIRRINVNIAATTEDDYRRLADAGIGTYILFQETYHRPSYRHYHPQGPKTDYDWHTTAMDRAMRAGIDDVGIGVLYGLYDHKYETIAMLKHAEHLEQAFGCGPHTISVPRLRAAENVNLDNYPHLVSDADFARIVAVLRMAVPYTGMILSTREDSEFRDQIIRLGISQISAGSATGVGAYSVNKNKEDTPQFTVGDHRSPMEIIKSLCKDGYVPSYCTACYREGRTGDRFMQLAKSGQIHNVCQPNSLMTFQEYLLDYADEEMRAIGEQTIRENLERIPREGVKKATREQLQRIHAGERDLRF from the coding sequence GTGAGCAAAGTGAATGAACGCCAGACGGCGGATTTTATACAAGACGAGGAAATTATGGAAGCCTTGCAGTATGGCGCGGATGCAGCAGCCGACCCGCACATCATAGCAGCCATCCTGGAAAAAGCAAAGGCCTGCAAGGGCTTAAGCTCCCGGGAAGCAGCCGTGCTGCTCCATGTGGAGGACAAGGAAACGCTGGAGCAGTTGTTCCGGGTATCCCGGGGCATTAAGGAACAGATATACGGCAACCGGATCGTCCTGTTTGCACCGCTGTATGTCAGCAACTACTGTGTTAATAATTGTGTATACTGCGGATACAAACATTCCAATTCGGAGTTTGCGCGCAGCCGCCTGAATGCTGAAGAGATTGCCGAAGAGGTCAAGGTCCTCCAATCGCTTGGACATAAAAGACTGGTACTTGAGGCCGGCGAAGATCCCCGCAACTGCTCCATCGACTACATTATTGACTGTATCCAGACCATCTATGACACCAAGCTCGACAACGGCAGCATCCGGCGGATTAACGTTAACATTGCTGCAACCACCGAGGACGATTACCGGAGACTGGCGGATGCCGGAATCGGCACCTATATCCTCTTCCAGGAGACGTATCACCGGCCCAGCTACCGGCATTACCATCCCCAGGGACCCAAAACTGATTACGATTGGCACACGACGGCCATGGACCGGGCCATGCGCGCCGGCATAGATGATGTCGGCATTGGGGTTCTGTATGGCCTTTATGACCATAAATATGAGACCATAGCCATGCTGAAGCATGCTGAGCATCTCGAGCAGGCCTTCGGCTGCGGCCCGCATACGATCTCTGTCCCCCGCTTGCGCGCAGCCGAGAACGTGAATCTGGACAATTACCCCCATCTGGTCAGCGATGCGGATTTTGCCAGAATCGTTGCGGTGCTGAGAATGGCTGTACCCTATACCGGGATGATCCTGTCCACCCGCGAGGATTCTGAATTTCGCGATCAGATCATCAGGCTCGGCATCTCACAGATCAGCGCAGGTTCAGCGACTGGTGTCGGTGCCTATAGTGTCAATAAGAACAAGGAAGATACTCCGCAGTTCACTGTCGGCGACCACCGCTCGCCCATGGAAATTATCAAAAGCCTGTGCAAGGACGGGTATGTGCCCAGCTACTGCACAGCCTGCTACCGGGAAGGCCGTACCGGTGACCGCTTCATGCAGCTGGCCAAATCGGGGCAGATTCACAATGTCTGCCAGCCGAATTCGCTGATGACCTTCCAGGAGTACCTGCTGGATTATGCCGATGAGGAAATGCGTGCCATCGGTGAGCAGACGATCCGTGAGAATCTGGAGCGCATTCCGCGGGAAGGCGTCAAAAAAGCTACCCGGGAGCAACTTCAGCGGATTCATGCGGGGGAGAGGGATTTGCGGTTCTAG
- the hydF gene encoding [FeFe] hydrogenase H-cluster maturation GTPase HydF — protein MSVNDTPRGERAHIAVFGRRNAGKSSLINAFCGQEVSIVSPVSGTTTDPVYRPMELLPAGPVVLIDTAGLDDTGELGEQRIRQTLHVLKKTDLAILVVDAEAGAGDFERELLQSLAAAGTNVMIVLNKIDRITSDPPSLEERCNWIASLLEAGSSIRLFPVSTLSGSGIGALKRAAAESLAQEEQRFRLVGDLLSPGEVAVLVVPIDKAAPKGRLILPQQQTIRDIMECDALVVVTKEQELSHTLSQLTGKPRIIITDSQVFLKVQADTPPDVPLTSFSILFARYKGDLPRLVSGARSITRLKDGDRVLIAEACTHHRQSDDIGSVKIPRWLREITGRQLIIDHAAGSEFPADLEQYSLIIHCGACMLNRRAMLRRLDEAEAAGVPIVNYGVFIAYVQGVFPRAIEMFPSAMLAWEDGDSGNARQSRRPDTMSLPIA, from the coding sequence ATGAGCGTAAATGATACTCCGCGTGGAGAAAGAGCGCATATTGCCGTTTTTGGCCGCCGTAATGCCGGCAAATCAAGTCTGATTAATGCGTTCTGCGGACAGGAAGTGTCCATCGTCTCCCCGGTAAGCGGGACGACAACGGATCCCGTGTACCGGCCTATGGAGCTGCTACCGGCAGGTCCGGTTGTACTGATCGACACTGCGGGGCTGGATGACACGGGGGAGCTTGGTGAGCAACGTATCCGCCAAACACTGCATGTTCTGAAAAAAACAGATTTGGCGATCCTCGTGGTAGATGCAGAGGCAGGAGCGGGGGATTTCGAAAGGGAACTGCTGCAGAGCCTGGCTGCAGCTGGAACAAATGTTATGATTGTACTAAATAAAATCGATCGGATCACTTCTGACCCGCCGTCGCTCGAAGAACGCTGCAACTGGATAGCCTCGCTGCTGGAAGCCGGCTCTTCCATCCGGCTGTTCCCGGTGAGTACACTGAGCGGAAGCGGAATCGGGGCGCTGAAGAGGGCGGCAGCAGAAAGTCTCGCCCAGGAGGAGCAGCGTTTCCGGCTGGTTGGGGATCTGCTGAGCCCCGGCGAAGTGGCCGTGCTGGTGGTGCCGATTGACAAGGCTGCCCCGAAGGGAAGGCTGATTCTCCCTCAGCAGCAGACCATCCGCGATATTATGGAATGTGATGCATTGGTAGTGGTCACTAAGGAGCAGGAACTGAGCCACACCCTGTCCCAATTGACCGGCAAGCCGCGTATTATCATCACGGATTCACAGGTATTTCTGAAGGTTCAGGCGGATACACCTCCGGATGTGCCGCTTACTTCGTTCTCCATTCTGTTTGCCCGGTACAAAGGGGATCTTCCCCGGCTGGTCAGCGGAGCACGCTCCATCACCAGACTGAAAGACGGGGACCGGGTCCTGATTGCCGAAGCCTGCACGCACCATCGTCAGTCCGATGACATCGGCTCTGTCAAGATTCCCCGTTGGCTGCGGGAGATCACGGGCAGACAACTGATTATCGACCATGCGGCAGGGAGTGAATTCCCTGCGGATCTGGAGCAGTATTCGCTGATCATCCACTGCGGTGCCTGCATGCTGAACCGCAGGGCGATGCTGCGGAGATTGGATGAAGCGGAAGCAGCCGGTGTGCCGATTGTCAATTACGGTGTGTTTATCGCCTATGTACAGGGTGTTTTTCCCCGGGCCATTGAGATGTTCCCGTCGGCTATGCTGGCTTGGGAGGATGGTGATTCCGGCAATGCCCGCCAAAGCCGGAGGCCGGATACCATGTCCCTGCCCATAGCCTGA